In the genome of Nocardia sp. NBC_00416, one region contains:
- a CDS encoding S8 family serine peptidase, with the protein MRVVIELRPEPELISAATTSAAGISAAEITGEVPGFTLDTAFGPVALPPSTAVSDASRPDGGSYLVRGEIPDGDPAARAAVSGAPGVTGIFADPLIEPVLTCGDTGPVGTWQEVAALLGRDELAAAGLTGAGVALAVLDTGINAAKVGQVSGAAIAIDAARSWNPAGVVGTAGQFPVDHGTMCAFDAMIAAPAAAFLDIPLLQSTRSGGSRMDGLLSDALAAFAHLRTVLTEQPADRRALVISNSWGSFAPQWDFPVGDPGNYSDNPDHPFNIIIGSLDAAGADILFAAGNCGRDCPDGRCAYPERPITGANSHPNALSVAGVDTGKQRVGYSSQGPGRLSERKPDLCAYSHFLGSTAFGADVPDTGTSTACPVLAGVVAAIRTRWSATELPPARLRELLQRTATDRAGTGFDYDYGYGIVEPGALLAELQKVAARA; encoded by the coding sequence ATGCGAGTCGTGATCGAGCTCCGCCCCGAACCCGAACTGATCTCCGCCGCAACCACATCCGCGGCCGGTATCTCCGCCGCCGAAATCACCGGCGAGGTACCGGGATTCACTCTCGACACCGCCTTCGGCCCGGTCGCGCTGCCACCGAGCACCGCGGTGAGCGATGCTTCGCGCCCGGATGGCGGCTCGTACCTGGTGCGCGGGGAGATCCCCGACGGCGACCCGGCCGCCCGCGCGGCGGTCTCCGGCGCACCGGGTGTGACCGGCATATTCGCCGATCCACTGATCGAGCCGGTACTCACCTGCGGCGACACCGGACCGGTGGGCACCTGGCAGGAGGTGGCCGCCCTGCTCGGACGCGACGAACTCGCCGCCGCCGGACTGACCGGCGCAGGGGTCGCACTGGCCGTCCTGGACACCGGGATCAACGCCGCGAAGGTGGGTCAGGTCAGCGGCGCCGCCATCGCGATCGACGCGGCCCGCAGCTGGAACCCCGCGGGAGTCGTGGGCACCGCGGGACAATTCCCCGTCGACCACGGCACCATGTGCGCATTCGACGCCATGATCGCCGCGCCGGCCGCCGCCTTCCTCGATATCCCGTTGCTGCAGAGCACGCGGTCCGGCGGCAGCCGGATGGACGGCCTGCTCTCCGACGCCCTGGCCGCCTTCGCCCACCTGCGCACCGTGCTGACCGAGCAACCCGCCGACCGCCGGGCCCTGGTGATCAGCAACAGCTGGGGGTCGTTCGCGCCGCAGTGGGATTTCCCGGTCGGCGATCCGGGCAACTACTCCGACAATCCGGATCACCCTTTCAACATCATCATCGGCTCGCTGGACGCGGCGGGCGCCGATATCCTCTTCGCGGCCGGCAATTGCGGCCGCGACTGCCCGGACGGGCGCTGCGCCTACCCCGAGCGGCCGATCACCGGTGCGAACTCACATCCGAACGCGCTGTCGGTGGCCGGTGTCGATACGGGTAAACAACGCGTCGGGTATTCCTCGCAGGGTCCCGGACGGCTCTCCGAGCGCAAACCCGATCTCTGTGCTTACTCCCATTTCCTCGGCTCCACCGCTTTCGGCGCCGATGTTCCGGATACCGGCACCTCCACCGCCTGCCCCGTACTGGCCGGAGTGGTCGCCGCGATCCGCACCCGGTGGTCGGCCACCGAGCTGCCGCCGGCCCGATTGCGGGAACTGCTGCAGCGCACCGCGACCGACCGGGCCGGCACCGGATTCGACTACGACTACGGCTACGGCATCGTCGAGCCCGGGGCCCTGCTCGCGGAACTGCAGAAGGTCGCGGCCCGCGCGTAA
- a CDS encoding WXG100 family type VII secretion target, with product MSSLPPTKTQVRLWDTAKLGEQGQEWARAAQTVHTEHGSVSRQLADSPGIWRGDAADAMRVKGEETRTSLSSVAGALEQAGTIVTQAGPSLSAAKTAAVNAIATAEGDRFVVGDQGDVGFTKEMLAWVQGELGIASWQSAYSILYKQAKKHEEVIKPALRAAGDAAETVRNALDKAFENVKLPAGWELEAIVTEYQVEADPGGMVTWPEDGLLGIVAGALGKAKQVTVAEAEMLDQLSLVEKAKFYQLMTEAEDTALGVYPGDKEQDDQTDAFRHAYWNALMTQEFGEDWTKEYGSKHEGRPDNAAVREAMDLHNNEIGRNIALQNPDASPEELQQLVKDAVGRGDTVVINQGHELSWSDDVAIGDTVDSDIFNENPRFLPGAPLPDDNPSTK from the coding sequence ATGAGTTCGCTACCACCGACCAAGACACAGGTCCGACTGTGGGATACCGCCAAACTCGGTGAACAGGGTCAGGAATGGGCGCGGGCCGCGCAGACCGTGCACACCGAGCACGGGTCGGTGTCGCGGCAACTCGCGGACTCGCCGGGAATCTGGCGTGGGGACGCCGCCGACGCCATGCGGGTGAAAGGCGAAGAGACGCGGACCTCCCTGTCTTCGGTAGCCGGGGCCCTGGAACAGGCGGGCACGATAGTCACCCAGGCCGGACCGAGCCTGTCCGCCGCGAAGACCGCCGCGGTGAACGCGATCGCGACGGCCGAGGGGGATCGGTTCGTGGTCGGGGACCAGGGTGATGTCGGCTTCACCAAGGAAATGCTGGCGTGGGTGCAGGGGGAACTCGGGATCGCGAGCTGGCAGTCGGCGTACTCGATTCTGTACAAACAGGCGAAGAAGCACGAAGAGGTGATCAAGCCCGCCTTGCGGGCCGCGGGTGACGCCGCGGAAACCGTGCGGAACGCGCTGGACAAGGCTTTCGAGAACGTCAAATTGCCCGCCGGGTGGGAGCTGGAAGCGATCGTCACCGAGTATCAGGTGGAGGCTGATCCGGGTGGGATGGTCACCTGGCCGGAGGACGGGCTGCTCGGAATCGTCGCCGGTGCACTGGGCAAGGCCAAACAGGTCACCGTGGCCGAAGCCGAGATGCTGGATCAGCTCAGTCTGGTGGAGAAGGCCAAGTTCTACCAGCTCATGACCGAGGCAGAGGACACCGCGCTCGGGGTGTACCCGGGCGACAAGGAACAGGACGATCAGACCGACGCCTTCCGCCACGCTTACTGGAATGCCTTGATGACTCAGGAGTTCGGTGAGGACTGGACGAAGGAGTACGGGTCCAAGCATGAGGGCAGACCTGATAACGCTGCCGTCCGCGAGGCTATGGACCTGCACAACAATGAGATCGGACGCAATATCGCGCTGCAGAATCCCGACGCGAGTCCGGAGGAACTGCAGCAGCTGGTGAAAGACGCGGTGGGGCGCGGCGATACCGTGGTCATCAATCAGGGCCACGAGTTGAGCTGGTCGGATGACGTGGCGATCGGCGACACCGTGGACTCGGATATCTTCAACGAGAACCCGAGATTCCTTCCGGGCGCCCCTCTACCCGACGATAATCCGTCGACGAAATGA
- a CDS encoding serine/threonine-protein kinase — protein sequence MEGVEGTEFGRYRLLDPLGAGAMGEVHRAYDTGTERMVAVKVLSAEFAQDKVYRRRFQREAQLVARLHEPHIVPIHDFGEIEGRLFLEMRLVEAPNLATVLTDKGTLGPAEAVAVITQIAAALDAAHTGGVLHRDVKPSNILVTPEDFAYLIDFGIARSGQDTTLTRAGTMIGTLAYMAPERLTLDQTDARSDVYSLACVLYECLAGTKPYLGDSVERQIAAHLTDRPPLPSAAGLPPAFDAVIAQGMAKKPDERYSSAGELAAAAQQALLPPAVAPPEPRRTPRAGIAVAALVFALVSGSALALTRDGTATVTDAPAPPAPPSASATVVPGPAVAEPAPEPAPAPRLPVPEPAPHTVPRATTTIPAAPPVLPGTAVAESVPTAPTEGPAAEPQPAPPLAPPLPTTSVAAPPTTTAAPSSSTPATSTTPETTRPTTTTPTTTTPPTTTAPESTGSGEPTGSAAASGSATTEKADSQGSTIATSSASAPATPSGATPTPSTPPTPTAPTSTR from the coding sequence GTGGAAGGTGTGGAAGGTACAGAGTTCGGTCGTTACCGACTGCTCGATCCACTCGGGGCCGGCGCCATGGGGGAAGTCCACCGCGCCTACGACACCGGCACCGAGCGCATGGTGGCGGTGAAGGTGCTGTCGGCGGAGTTCGCGCAGGACAAGGTGTACCGTCGGCGCTTCCAGCGCGAAGCCCAGCTGGTGGCCCGGCTGCACGAACCGCATATCGTGCCGATCCACGATTTCGGCGAGATCGAGGGCCGCCTGTTCCTGGAGATGCGTCTGGTCGAGGCCCCCAACCTGGCCACTGTGCTCACGGACAAGGGGACGCTCGGCCCCGCCGAAGCGGTCGCGGTGATCACTCAGATCGCGGCCGCCCTGGACGCCGCGCACACCGGCGGCGTGCTGCATCGGGATGTGAAACCGTCCAATATTCTGGTCACGCCGGAGGACTTCGCGTATCTGATCGATTTCGGGATCGCCCGCAGCGGTCAGGACACCACGCTCACCCGGGCCGGCACGATGATCGGGACGCTGGCCTATATGGCGCCGGAACGACTCACGCTGGACCAGACGGACGCGCGCTCGGATGTGTACTCCCTGGCCTGCGTGCTGTACGAATGCCTGGCGGGGACGAAACCGTATCTCGGGGACAGTGTGGAGCGGCAGATCGCCGCGCATCTCACCGATCGGCCGCCACTGCCCTCGGCCGCGGGTCTGCCGCCCGCGTTCGACGCGGTGATCGCCCAGGGAATGGCGAAGAAACCGGACGAACGGTACAGCTCGGCGGGTGAACTCGCCGCCGCGGCACAGCAGGCGTTGCTGCCTCCGGCTGTCGCGCCGCCCGAGCCGCGGCGGACGCCACGGGCCGGGATCGCTGTCGCGGCACTGGTCTTCGCGCTGGTGAGCGGGTCCGCGCTCGCACTGACCAGGGACGGCACCGCGACGGTCACCGATGCGCCCGCGCCGCCGGCGCCCCCCTCGGCATCGGCGACCGTGGTGCCGGGCCCGGCGGTCGCCGAACCGGCCCCCGAACCCGCACCCGCGCCTCGGCTCCCGGTGCCGGAACCAGCGCCGCACACCGTACCGAGAGCTACCACCACGATTCCGGCCGCGCCGCCGGTCCTACCGGGTACCGCCGTCGCGGAGAGCGTTCCTACCGCGCCCACCGAGGGCCCGGCGGCCGAACCGCAACCCGCCCCGCCGCTCGCGCCACCGCTTCCGACCACCAGTGTCGCCGCGCCGCCGACCACCACCGCCGCCCCTTCCTCGTCCACTCCGGCGACCTCGACCACACCCGAAACCACCCGGCCCACCACGACCACACCCACCACGACCACACCGCCGACGACGACCGCCCCCGAAAGCACCGGTAGCGGTGAGCCGACCGGTTCCGCCGCGGCGTCGGGCAGCGCGACCACCGAGAAGGCCGATTCCCAGGGCAGCACCATCGCCACTTCGTCGGCGTCGGCACCGGCCACGCCGTCCGGTGCCACACCGACCCCGTCCACGCCGCCGACCCCCACCGCGCCGACCTCGACCCGCTGA
- a CDS encoding YbaB/EbfC family nucleoid-associated protein gives MPPNSGDIDPISGQLEAVQRALLTDTGSAGRYGVAVQVRADGTLESVRIDQSVTPYGAELGQLITQLAQEALTAARDNVREQMDIITADPRLTAVAEAFGDAVDKPRPVPPPVEPRPTRYADPDDELSEEELIELNQRRNQGFFGG, from the coding sequence GTGCCACCGAATTCCGGCGATATCGATCCGATCAGCGGGCAGCTCGAGGCCGTCCAGCGCGCGCTGCTGACCGATACCGGCAGTGCCGGCCGTTACGGTGTCGCCGTGCAGGTCCGGGCCGACGGCACACTCGAATCGGTCCGGATCGACCAGTCCGTCACCCCGTACGGCGCCGAGCTCGGGCAGCTCATCACCCAGCTCGCGCAGGAGGCGCTCACGGCCGCGCGCGACAATGTGCGGGAACAGATGGACATCATCACCGCCGACCCGCGCCTCACCGCGGTCGCCGAAGCCTTCGGCGACGCCGTCGACAAGCCCCGCCCGGTACCGCCGCCGGTCGAGCCCCGACCCACCCGGTACGCCGATCCCGACGACGAACTGTCCGAGGAAGAGCTGATCGAACTGAACCAACGCCGTAACCAGGGCTTTTTCGGCGGCTGA